TAACCACTCATTCGCAAATAAATATATTAATGCTGGCGTAACTATGGGCGCTAGCAATGTAGAAACAGTTGTAATCGACACAGAAAGCGCAACATTGGCTTTTGCTAAATAACTCATTACATTACTTGAAGTTCCGCCAGGACAGCATCCAACTAATATCACACCTATAGCTATATCCGGCGGTAAATGGAATGACTTAGCTATAATAAAAGCTAATGTTGGCATAATACTAAATTGTAACAAGACACCTATAATGACTGCCTTAGGTGTTTTAAATACCATTTTGAAATCATTAGGCGTAATCGTCAAACCCATTCCTAACATAACAATACCAAGTAAATAAGGTACCCATTTTCCTAATGTTGCTACATGTTGTGGAAAAATAAATCCTACAATTGCTGCAAGCAACATCCATACCAAGAAACTTTTCGTCGCAAATGCACTTAATCTTTGAAACAATAGTAACACTCCCTAGTTGATAATATTGAAAAATATTACCATAAGTCGATTAACGTTACAATGACTTTTCAGAAAATTAAGATAAATAAGTAGTTAAACTAATCAACTCTTACTTTATGATTTTATTTTTAAAATAATTTAAACTTCATTCAAAAGTCTTAGTGAATAAAGAAAAAAAGCGTGGTAAAATCAACTTGAACAAAATTAAGTCACCTTTATACACAGTTAAAGTGTATTTAAATGTCATGTATTCCTCGGGAGGTCCTCATATGTTAATTGATAAATTCGAAACATACATCATCAACATCGCTGGTTTGAATGACCGCGCCACTAGAAAAAAATTAAATAAGTTATGCAAGAGCATACAATTTTGTGATGCCTTGCAATTTTCTATAAACAAACAATTTAACCAATATGTACTAGAAATCAGTTTACCTAAACAACAATTGCCATATTTCATTTCATTTTTAAGTTTTCATCAGTACAGTATTTACCAAGTGTTATTACCGAAAAAAATTAATGAATTGCTTGATTCAGACAACTTATATCAATCTGCAAAACGCTTCGATATTAGTATCGATGGATTACAAGATGCATTTATCAAAGATAAAGTGATAGATATTATGAATATGTTCCAGAACCATACAGATATTACATATACATTAAACAAATCACATGCGCATATCATCTGTACCCCAGAAATATTTGCGAAAATATTGCATACGATTGCAACTAGAAATATTGATATTCTATCTGCAAACTACAAATCTTCATCTTTAAGTAAAGTTCGCATTTCATAATAAAAGACACATCAATACGATAATCATTTATAATGCTATCGTATATCGATGTGTCTTTTTTGAATTATTTTTCGTCTGATGATTCTTCTTCAACCAATTGCTCAAATGCCTCACGTACTTGTGGTACAGTCATACCTACAACAACTTGGATACTCTTACCACTTTTCACTAATCCGTGTGCCATTTGCTGATGTGTAAAGTAATCTGTATCCGCTACTTTATTTTCATCATAGACCGTTAGACGTAATCTTGTCGTACAATTCGTGACGTCTTTAATGTTTTCTTTGCCACCTAATCCTTCTAAATAATATACTGCCTTATCTTCATATTCATTACCTGTAGACTGAGGTTTTGATGCTGTATCTTCACCTTTTTTATTTTTATAATCTTGTTTAGAGAATAACTTAACTTCTTCTTCCGTTTTCTTACGCCCAGGTAAAGGAATATCAAATTTCAAAATTAGGTATCTGAATAAGAAGAAATAAATTGCTACAAAGATTAAGCCGATAATAACTTGAGCAACATAAGTCCCCCAATGTTCTTTACCTAATGGTAACCAGTTTGTTGAAATAAAGTCTAATAAGCCACCGCCCATATTACCTACAACTCCAAAAGCATACATTAATGTATCCATAGATGCAGCTAAAACTGCGTGTAACACAAATAAGTATGGTGCGATGAATAAAAATGTAAATTCTAAAGGTTCTGTTATCCCTACAACGACTGCTGTTAATGTAGCCGGAATAAGTAAAGCCGCTACTTTTTTACGATTTTCCTTCGGTGTTGTTGCATACATTGCTAAAGCAATACCTAAACAACCAAATACTTTCCCATTACCTTGTAACATAAAGCCATAAGGGAATTGTTCTTTCAATGGTTTACTACTCTTAGCAAACTCATTTAAATGTTGTAACCACTCTGCTTTCAAACCATGATTAACTACTACTGGACCAACTTCAATTGGTGCATAAATAAAATGATGTAAGCCTGTTGGTATTAATACACGTTCCAAGAAATGGTATAACCAAACACCAATATATCCAGATGCAATAATAAAGTGTTGCATTGACCCAATGCCATGTTGAACTGTTGGCCAAATAACACATGTAATAGCTGCTAACGGTAACATAACAAAGAATGAAATCGTCACAACAAATGTTAAGCCTTGGAATACGCCGACCATTTCCGGAAGACGTTTGCTATAATATCTATTATGAATCCAAGTAACAATTGCCGAAATAATAATGCCGCCAAGTATATTTGTATCTAAAGTAGCAATACCT
This is a stretch of genomic DNA from Staphylococcus roterodami. It encodes these proteins:
- a CDS encoding alpha-glucoside-specific PTS transporter subunit IIBC, encoding MNAIKRFGSAMIVPVLMFAFFGIVLGFATLFKNPTIMGSLADQHTFWFKFWSVIESGGWVIFTHMEVVFVVGLPLSLAKKAPGHAALAALMGYLMFNTFINAILTQWPHTFGANLEKGVENVPGLKSIAGIATLDTNILGGIIISAIVTWIHNRYYSKRLPEMVGVFQGLTFVVTISFFVMLPLAAITCVIWPTVQHGIGSMQHFIIASGYIGVWLYHFLERVLIPTGLHHFIYAPIEVGPVVVNHGLKAEWLQHLNEFAKSSKPLKEQFPYGFMLQGNGKVFGCLGIALAMYATTPKENRKKVAALLIPATLTAVVVGITEPLEFTFLFIAPYLFVLHAVLAASMDTLMYAFGVVGNMGGGLLDFISTNWLPLGKEHWGTYVAQVIIGLIFVAIYFFLFRYLILKFDIPLPGRKKTEEEVKLFSKQDYKNKKGEDTASKPQSTGNEYEDKAVYYLEGLGGKENIKDVTNCTTRLRLTVYDENKVADTDYFTHQQMAHGLVKSGKSIQVVVGMTVPQVREAFEQLVEEESSDEK
- a CDS encoding bile acid:sodium symporter family protein, with amino-acid sequence MFQRLSAFATKSFLVWMLLAAIVGFIFPQHVATLGKWVPYLLGIVMLGMGLTITPNDFKMVFKTPKAVIIGVLLQFSIMPTLAFIIAKSFHLPPDIAIGVILVGCCPGGTSSNVMSYLAKANVALSVSITTVSTLLAPIVTPALIYLFANEWLEVSFLSMLWSVIQVVLIPIAIGIILQLINRRIAETASTALPIISVIAISLILAIVVGGSKRQILTTGLLIFIVVILHNVLGYTIGYWLARLLKLDRQDQKAVSIEVGMQNSGLAVSLATLHFNPIAAVPGAVFSFVHNITGPILAKYWSKKR